ttgtaaattccactaatattattagtgcggtttacttgtaatattagtcttgtaaattcatacttgtagattcattatgcaacagaaaaatacaagttacaagctactctactaatattattagtaaaaatttgattatgctacaggccccagGAAGCCGCAACAAAGGACATACGTCGCAAAGGACAGTCGAAAGAGATCGGTATTGAAGATGCGTCTTCGCCGTATAATCTCATCTTGTTTGATACCTCGCAGCAGCAGGAAGGAAACATGCAATCATTTAGAAAAAGTACCATGTTAGTTTGTTTCGATACGAATCAACATAAACTAGATGCCACAGCAGATCAGCCAGTTTTTCCAGAACAAGAAAATAAAGTTGAAATATTGATATATAATATGTTtatgtattaaaataatgattttcaaCCCTATGACGGAAGTCGCATTCCGGATGGATTAAATTAAacgaaaacaaattaaaaagaagtgaacatttttctgttcagttcaatcaaaggtaattgcctatttccggggattaaaccacccgacttggacgttaatttacaatgttatgaaaactcatatgtggatatgtacgttGTGTGGAAGatgttgatttggaaaatgtattggaggtaaccactttcccttcgatgggactcgaacccatgaccctacagtacgctagactggtgctttaaccaactaagctacgaaggacctccggcggccttcgcaacctagcggctactgaacgagctcgagattcccaaattggacgcatagtcaaatccaagatgaatacacagctaggtgttgcagtctgcccaatttatggacgagaagaaggcggggtgaaaaattcattttcggtgcaaaacataaacaaaccggctggctctcccatactataatccaagatggctgaatcgtgaatttggcagattggaacacctagtggtgtattcatcttggtcaaatcactcgcaatccatttctcaagcgtaggttgcgaaggccgacggaggtccttcgtagcttagttggttaaagcaccagtctagcgtactgtagggtcatgggttcgagtcccatcgaagggaaagtggttacctccaatacattttccaaatcaatatcttccacataacgtacatattcacatatgagttttcctaacattgtaaattaacgtccaagtcgggtggtttaatccccggaaataggcaattacctttgattgaactgaacttgagttgcgtgctcttgcctacgcaatgcggtcgggtctgagcttgacgaccgactggcaaatagcttacacctcggcttacacaacctcacttgatcagtaccgttgctgatgaagaatgtgtatggccgccagacattctaaatactcacgctcctctaatgtggacgtgtacaatacacatgtggaagtattggcttgagaaatggattgcgagtgatttgactatgcgtccaatttgggaatctcgagctcgctcagtagccgctaggttgcgaaggccgacggaggtccttcgtagcttagttggttaaagcaccagtctagcgtactgtagggtcatgggttcgagtcccatcgaagggaaagtggttacctccaatacattttccaaatcaatatcttccacacaacgtacatatccacatatgagttttcataacattgtaaatttttCTGTTGTTTAATTACAGTTTCAAATTATATGGATATAAAACAAATTGGGAAGTTCTTCGTAGATTTGTAGacgttcatatttttttttaaattggttgAATCAAACATTATACTTGTGTTTACCTAGGATAGTAATATTGCTTTAATTTGATGATCTTCacttttttcgtttatttatgtGTTTCATAAACAAGTGCAATTTAATATAAAACAAGTTCACTACCGATAATAACTGAAAAATGTTGCGGCCTTTTCGAAAGATGCATGAACATGTgcttttttattgaaataatcGAAATAATGACACATGGAGGATCGTCTGAATCGTCTGATTGCTTACTCAAATTCTTTCGAATCAATTCATAACATGTTTTAGATAAACATATGACATCGTGGTGTATCAATTATAGAATTTGCTATAAACATggtccttagccgtgcggtaagacgcgcggctacaaagcaagctacaaacgcgcggctacaaacatgattgacgacaataaataaataaataaatgattcccggtcccggtctaggcaattttcgtattggaaattgtctcgacttccctgggcataaaagtatcatcgtgctagcctcatgatatacgaatgcaaaaatggtaacctggcttagaaacctcgcagttaataactgtggaagtgcttaatgaacactaagctgcgaggcggctctgtcccagtgtggggatgtaatgccaataagaagaagaagatggtcaTTTGAACTGAGTTTGTGAAGAACATCTCAGTGATGTGAAATGCATCAGACTTGATGGTGTAATTTGGAATGAAATATCAACATTTTGAAACACACGAATCGAACGTGTATTTGTTATGGCTATTCATGGATATGCATATCATATAGTAGTGTATCAATAATGAATGTGGATATCTACATTGACATTTGAATTGAGGATGTCAAGAACATTGTAGTGATGTGGATTACATTAGACTTGATGGTGTAAGCTTATTGAAAATATCCATATTCCGAAAAACATGAATCgaacgtgtatttttttatcagtgtagcggctactgaacgagctcgagattcccaaattggacgcattaATCAGTAGTTATTCAGTTTCAtactaaattttcgaccacaattctagtttgaatctggagcaaaatagaacagactcactggtttccccagcagtgttccattcatgattttcaaattttcaattaaatgaaatcattatgttgttGCCAAaaaaaggcgccgtaattgcaaagtggattgatccgtagataaaatgacgcattcatacaccaaaacgattgaaaaatatttgaatctcgtgattcattcgtggttcaaatctgcagaaaatagaacggagcgttataccagttctacttttttgacagttgactggtataaaaaatgaatttataacagctgctgggaaaattaaagtttaagattcatattcaaactgacagccccatacgatttgaatcactgctgattttactcttattgGACGCGGTTATTAATAAGTTTGGTGAATGGAGTGAATGTGGCAACATTGGTCAAAGATGTCCCATAAAAAGGCCTGTTCAGAAAATTCGTGATCGATAAAGCAGTGGCACGAACTGATGACGATTTCGATGATTACGACTCCCGCCGCTGCTGTCATTTATTTGTAAAAACATCAATAAAAGGTTGCAgcaaagtttttgaaatataaatagtttaaattcaataaaaatgtcaaaacaGTAAGTATTTGTAATAAGGAAAATCTTTTCAATTTCTGATATCTAAGCATATGTCCTTCAGATATGGTTTGATTGATCCAAAGGCCAATAAAGCCGCCGTACTAAAGACCGGAATCGCAAAGCATGCAGCTTTTGAGAGCGATTCGGACTCCGATGCTGGTGATCCCAAAAAGTCCATGAATTTGGAGCTTGGTGAGAGCCAAAAGCGGCAAGTAAGGACTGCCCAGGCAAAAGCGCTGGCGGAAGATCCAACCATCTATCAGTACGATGAACTGTACGACGAAATGGATAACCGGCGGAAGGAATCAAAAACCAGCAAGTCGCAGGCAGAAAGGAAACCAAAATACATTGGAAAGCTGCTGGAGACGGCTGACAAGCGGAAGAAGGAACAGGAAAGGCGCATCGAGCGACAGGTTCAGAAGGAGCGTGAAGCCGAGGGGGAAATGTACAAAGATAAGGAATCGTTTGTAACTTCGGCCTACAGGGCGAAGTTGGAAGAGATGAAGGATGCTGAAGAAAAGGAGAAGCGTGAAGAATATTTGGAGAGCATTGGAGATGTAACAAAGCAGAGTGACTTGGGAGGTTTCTACAGACATATTTATTCGCAGAAAATGGGAGAAACTGTTGAACCGAAAAAGGATAAGAGTGAAGAGAAGGAAGAGGGACATTCCAGTGCATTAGGAGATGAACCCAAACATGTCACGGATAAACAATTGTCCGAGAGTGAATCGGAGGAGGAGAAAACCGCTAAATTAGAAGCAATGAAAAGTAAAGATTTACAGTCAAAAGCCCGAAGGTACCGCAAACGGAATTCTGACGATGAGGAGAATGATGATAAGGAAGAAAAGAATGATTCTTCGAAGAAAGTTCATCTTCAGTCAAATTTGGACGCCGATTCCGACTTTAGCATAGATTCGAACAGCAGTAGCAGCGACAGTGAAAGCAACAGCGATGATGGCGAGCGGGagaaaaatgataacaaaaagcgaaaaaataagcaaattccatccgaaatgttgatggaaaaGAAACCTAAAACAGAGGACGATGAAATGCCTTCCAATGGAGTAGATAACGATACAAAATCCGCTAAcgagaataaggaagaagtgtCCAAAGTCGTGACAGAACAAAGCGTAAAAGAAGTAAAGAAACCTAAGGAACCTAAAATAGATATATGGAAGAAGCGAACGATTGGTCCCGTGTTAGACGCAGCGTTGCAGAGATATTATGAACGGAAGGCAGCGAGGGAATCGGGTTGATTATGATTTGAGTCGAATTCAGTCGTATAAACTGAAGATTTTATTCCCATGATTTACTTATTAAAGAACATCTTGTTCACATCACCACAAACTGTCACAGCGATTGGTTTTCTTGTATGCTAAGTGGATGAAAAATTAcaccaaaaatgaacttttggaggaaagcCCTAACTCATAGTTATATTTGTTATACATCAGTTTTATAACGACGAATGGTGAGATTCGCTAAATATGTAATGGAAAAGAGGATAGTTTGTTTATCCTAAAGTCGGTAGATTCAATAGAAGCGACATGGTGCAGCACAAAACTCCTTACATGCAGCCGCATTTTTAGCAGCAAGCATGGTTAGGCTTGTGCGTCGTTACAAATTCAAGAATTAACAAACATAATCAACATTTTACGTGATAAACCTACTTGTGTAAAAAAGTGGTGTGACACTCGAAAACTACTAGACTCAACTGAATATGACAAAGTTGGATTTTCGTGACATAGATTATTAGTCTGTAACAAAAAACACACTTTCTCTGACTAGCACAGAAGTTTGTTTTGAAAGTTCAattaaaatgttttgttttaaaatattaaaaactccAAATGGAACTTGACCTG
The nucleotide sequence above comes from Armigeres subalbatus isolate Guangzhou_Male chromosome 3, GZ_Asu_2, whole genome shotgun sequence. Encoded proteins:
- the LOC134224633 gene encoding nuclear speckle splicing regulatory protein 1, whose translation is MSKQYGLIDPKANKAAVLKTGIAKHAAFESDSDSDAGDPKKSMNLELGESQKRQVRTAQAKALAEDPTIYQYDELYDEMDNRRKESKTSKSQAERKPKYIGKLLETADKRKKEQERRIERQVQKEREAEGEMYKDKESFVTSAYRAKLEEMKDAEEKEKREEYLESIGDVTKQSDLGGFYRHIYSQKMGETVEPKKDKSEEKEEGHSSALGDEPKHVTDKQLSESESEEEKTAKLEAMKSKDLQSKARRYRKRNSDDEENDDKEEKNDSSKKVHLQSNLDADSDFSIDSNSSSSDSESNSDDGEREKNDNKKRKNKQIPSEMLMEKKPKTEDDEMPSNGVDNDTKSANENKEEVSKVVTEQSVKEVKKPKEPKIDIWKKRTIGPVLDAALQRYYERKAARESG